The proteins below are encoded in one region of Micromonospora pisi:
- a CDS encoding TetR/AcrR family transcriptional regulator has protein sequence MSHSPARSGRRADARQNAEKIVQAAVACLGRNAEASMNDIAREAGVGRVTLYGHFPSREALVEAALIRLLAQGNEVLKAVDLTGDPRDGLRALVESGWLLIAQAASVLQAAQTALPSGRVQELHAKPEQRVHDLIRRGQAERVFRVDIPADLLASVLHHILHGAATDVVAGRLDPTDAPRFVAEMALAVCAVPPATLGTD, from the coding sequence ATGTCTCACTCCCCTGCCCGATCTGGACGCCGGGCGGACGCGCGGCAGAACGCCGAAAAGATCGTGCAAGCGGCCGTCGCCTGCCTCGGGCGCAACGCCGAGGCGAGCATGAACGACATCGCGCGGGAGGCAGGGGTCGGCAGGGTGACCCTGTACGGGCACTTCCCGTCCCGAGAGGCCCTGGTCGAAGCCGCGTTAATCCGACTGCTCGCCCAAGGGAATGAGGTACTGAAGGCCGTCGACCTCACCGGCGACCCCCGCGACGGGCTACGGGCACTCGTGGAATCCGGCTGGCTGCTGATCGCCCAGGCGGCCTCGGTCCTACAGGCGGCACAGACGGCGCTGCCATCCGGCCGCGTTCAGGAACTGCACGCCAAACCCGAGCAGCGGGTTCATGACCTGATCCGCCGCGGCCAGGCCGAACGCGTGTTCCGGGTCGACATTCCGGCCGACCTGCTCGCCAGCGTCCTGCACCACATCCTGCACGGCGCGGCCACGGACGTGGTGGCCGGACGGCTCGATCCGACCGATGCGCCACGTTTCGTCGCTGAGATGGCCTTGGCTGTCTGCGCGGTCCCACCTGCCACCCTCGGCACTGACTGA
- a CDS encoding MarR family winged helix-turn-helix transcriptional regulator — MQSGEVDAAQEALMRFVRNFGLHQPDRTPCGQPLPVSEAHAMVEIAREGRIRQVELARRLRLEKSTVSRLVTNLVSRGWLYREAADGDGRGVLLVLTDAGATAAARQADARRNRLTALLDRVPDDQRAAVVRALQILAEATVEPS; from the coding sequence ATGCAGAGTGGGGAGGTCGACGCCGCACAGGAGGCCCTGATGCGGTTCGTCCGCAACTTCGGCCTCCACCAGCCCGACCGCACCCCGTGCGGGCAGCCGCTACCGGTCTCCGAGGCGCACGCCATGGTGGAGATCGCCCGCGAGGGGCGGATCCGCCAGGTCGAGCTGGCCCGCCGGTTGCGGTTGGAGAAGAGCACCGTCAGCCGCCTGGTCACCAACCTGGTCAGCCGTGGTTGGTTGTACCGGGAGGCGGCCGACGGTGATGGCCGCGGCGTTCTGCTGGTGCTCACCGACGCAGGCGCCACCGCTGCCGCCCGGCAGGCCGACGCCCGCCGGAACCGGCTCACCGCCCTCCTCGATCGCGTACCCGATGACCAACGCGCCGCGGTGGTGCGCGCGCTTCAGATCCTCGCGGAGGCCACTGTTGAACCGTCTTGA
- a CDS encoding aspartate carbamoyltransferase: MNRLDSSRTRRALLLVAAAALSSGCADNPAASMPTPATSGRQAEVAERGASVMPFDLERTTHQFTRTDTGGVQTVVADAPQDTAQVTLIRQHLAAEVDRFRRGDFTDPGRIHGNEMPGLEALRAHGGRITIDYEPTPDGGRVTYTTSDAELRNALHHWFDAQVSDHGQHATR, translated from the coding sequence TTGAACCGTCTTGACAGCTCCCGGACCCGTCGAGCCCTGCTCCTGGTCGCCGCCGCCGCGCTGAGCAGCGGCTGCGCCGACAACCCGGCGGCGTCGATGCCAACACCCGCGACCTCCGGCCGACAGGCCGAGGTCGCCGAGCGGGGCGCCTCCGTCATGCCATTCGACCTGGAACGCACCACCCACCAGTTCACCAGAACCGACACCGGCGGCGTGCAGACCGTGGTCGCAGACGCCCCTCAGGACACCGCCCAGGTAACCCTCATCCGGCAACACCTCGCCGCGGAGGTGGACCGCTTCCGGCGCGGCGACTTCACCGACCCCGGCCGCATCCACGGCAACGAGATGCCCGGCCTCGAAGCGCTACGTGCCCACGGCGGGCGGATCACCATCGACTACGAACCCACCCCCGACGGGGGACGCGTCACCTACACCACCAGCGACGCCGAGCTTCGCAACGCCCTGCACCACTGGTTCGACGCCCAAGTCAGCGACCACGGCCAGCACGCCACCCGCTAG
- a CDS encoding aldehyde dehydrogenase family protein: protein MTIGGAAVSGGSSFDVINPADQSVVGSAPECTRAELDTAVAAARAAAPAWAAVPFEQRQKLLLQMADVVDAHLVELGRLVTAEQGKALAVATAEVAGLSYWLRETAALTLPEAVNEDSAERLSVTRRVPLGVVAAITPWNYPIGQLSFKLGPALLAGNTVVVKPSTFTPLSTLRLGELLRDVLPAGVVNVVSGSGDLGSWLSGHPGIDKVSFTGSTQTGRAVMAGAAPTLTRVTLELGGNDPAIVLPDVDVPSMAEQLFWAAFSNTGQICLAAKRVYIHADIYEELTRALAAYAATVRIGDPMEEGTQLGPISNRRQYETVLDLIEDCRRQGYTFLTGGTPEPGPGFFVPVTLVDNPPEESRIVREEQFGPVLPLLRFDDVDDVVTRANAGEYALGASVWSADPDAALAVARRLDAGTVWVNEIMHLTPQVAFGGRKQSGIGVESGHDGLIEFTEEQTITVRHHTAPAA from the coding sequence ATGACGATCGGCGGGGCCGCGGTCTCCGGCGGGTCGTCGTTCGACGTGATCAACCCTGCCGACCAGTCCGTTGTCGGGTCCGCCCCCGAATGCACCCGAGCGGAACTCGACACCGCCGTGGCCGCCGCCCGCGCCGCCGCGCCCGCCTGGGCCGCCGTCCCCTTCGAACAGCGGCAGAAGCTGTTGCTCCAGATGGCCGACGTGGTGGACGCCCACCTCGTCGAGCTGGGCCGGCTCGTCACCGCCGAGCAGGGCAAGGCGCTGGCGGTGGCGACGGCCGAGGTGGCCGGGTTGAGCTACTGGCTGCGCGAGACCGCCGCCCTGACCCTGCCCGAAGCGGTGAACGAGGACAGCGCCGAGCGCCTGTCGGTGACCCGGCGGGTGCCGCTGGGAGTGGTCGCCGCGATCACGCCGTGGAACTACCCGATCGGGCAACTCTCCTTCAAGCTCGGGCCGGCACTGCTGGCCGGCAACACCGTGGTGGTGAAACCCTCGACGTTCACCCCGCTCTCCACCCTGCGGCTCGGCGAGTTGCTGCGCGACGTACTGCCGGCCGGCGTGGTCAACGTCGTCTCGGGAAGCGGCGACCTGGGCTCCTGGCTCAGCGGACACCCCGGCATCGACAAGGTCAGCTTCACCGGCTCCACCCAGACCGGTCGCGCGGTCATGGCCGGCGCGGCACCGACCCTGACCCGAGTCACCCTTGAGCTGGGCGGGAACGACCCGGCCATCGTGCTGCCCGACGTGGATGTGCCGAGCATGGCGGAGCAGCTGTTCTGGGCGGCATTCAGCAACACCGGCCAGATCTGCCTGGCCGCCAAGCGGGTCTACATCCACGCCGACATCTACGAGGAACTCACCCGGGCCCTCGCCGCGTACGCCGCCACGGTCCGGATCGGTGATCCGATGGAGGAGGGCACTCAACTCGGCCCGATCTCCAACCGTCGGCAGTACGAGACCGTGCTCGACCTGATCGAGGACTGCCGACGACAGGGGTACACGTTCCTGACCGGCGGAACGCCCGAGCCGGGCCCGGGCTTCTTCGTTCCCGTGACGCTGGTCGACAATCCGCCGGAGGAGTCCCGGATCGTACGTGAGGAGCAGTTCGGCCCCGTCCTGCCGTTGCTGCGCTTCGATGATGTCGACGATGTCGTGACCCGGGCGAACGCCGGCGAGTACGCCCTCGGCGCCTCCGTCTGGTCGGCCGATCCCGACGCCGCGCTCGCCGTCGCCCGCCGGCTCGACGCCGGCACCGTCTGGGTCAACGAGATCATGCACCTCACCCCGCAGGTGGCCTTCGGCGGCCGCAAGCAGTCCGGCATCGGCGTGGAGAGCGGCCACGACGGGCTGATCGAGTTCACCGAGGAGCAGACCATCACCGTCCGGCACCACACCGCACCAGCCGCCTGA
- a CDS encoding helix-turn-helix transcriptional regulator — MRSGNALGEFLRAHRAQVEPQDVGLRGGGDRRVPGLRREEIAVLAGVSVDYYARLEQGRERHPSPQILEAIGRTLRLAPDARGHLFRLAGLNPRLGPDSSRDLVHPALLQLLDAFPASAAYVLNPAFDVLATNSVAAALLAPFAGTTNTNMVRVLFQHPKARSVFLDWPTLTENTVHALRLNAGLFPDDLEIQALVADLRQASPEFRSLWADQTVRGLTRLFKVFHHPDAGRIELTYQTFDVRDAPGQQLLVGTPEPGSRSAEALAYLAAVHPSA; from the coding sequence ATGCGCAGCGGCAATGCTCTTGGGGAGTTCCTCCGGGCCCACCGCGCCCAGGTCGAACCCCAGGATGTCGGGCTCCGCGGGGGCGGCGACCGTCGGGTGCCCGGGCTGCGCCGCGAGGAGATCGCCGTGCTGGCCGGGGTGAGCGTCGACTACTACGCCCGCCTCGAACAGGGCCGGGAGCGCCACCCGTCGCCGCAGATACTCGAGGCGATCGGACGGACCCTGCGGCTCGCCCCGGACGCGCGAGGCCACCTCTTCCGGCTCGCCGGGCTGAATCCCAGGCTGGGCCCGGACAGTTCCCGTGACCTGGTCCACCCCGCGCTACTGCAACTGCTGGACGCCTTCCCCGCCTCGGCCGCCTACGTGCTCAATCCCGCATTCGACGTGCTCGCCACCAACAGCGTCGCGGCGGCGCTGCTCGCCCCGTTCGCGGGCACGACCAACACCAACATGGTGCGGGTGCTGTTCCAGCACCCGAAGGCACGCTCCGTCTTCCTGGACTGGCCGACCCTGACGGAGAACACCGTGCACGCCCTGCGCCTCAACGCCGGGCTCTTCCCCGACGACCTGGAGATCCAGGCGCTCGTCGCCGACCTGCGGCAGGCCTCGCCGGAGTTCCGCTCCCTGTGGGCCGACCAGACCGTACGCGGCCTGACCCGCCTGTTCAAGGTCTTCCACCATCCGGACGCCGGGCGGATCGAGCTCACGTACCAGACCTTCGATGTCCGCGACGCTCCCGGTCAGCAACTGCTCGTCGGCACGCCGGAACCGGGCAGCCGCAGCGCCGAGGCGCTCGCCTACCTGGCCGCCGTACACCCGTCCGCCTGA
- a CDS encoding RNA polymerase sigma factor encodes MVRRIARGDDAAFDEFYRRTAPWLAVRLRRRCADDDVVAEVMQDAYLAVWRAAAGYAGSYAGGSAAGWLWTIAARRLVDAYRSRARRLPPPTGLPMAVLTVPGAEDEVVGRLMDDPVASAVRDLAPELREVVQAMVLDELSVSETSALLGVPEGTVKTRARRARALLREVLS; translated from the coding sequence CTGGTGCGCCGCATCGCCCGGGGTGACGATGCCGCGTTCGACGAGTTCTACCGCCGTACCGCTCCGTGGCTCGCCGTACGACTGCGTCGGCGGTGTGCCGACGACGACGTGGTGGCCGAGGTGATGCAGGACGCGTACCTGGCGGTGTGGCGCGCGGCGGCCGGATACGCGGGGTCGTACGCCGGGGGTAGCGCCGCTGGCTGGCTGTGGACCATCGCGGCGCGGCGCCTCGTCGACGCGTACCGGTCGCGGGCCCGGCGGTTACCTCCGCCCACCGGTCTACCCATGGCCGTCCTGACCGTTCCGGGCGCGGAGGACGAGGTCGTGGGTCGGCTCATGGACGACCCGGTCGCCAGCGCGGTGCGTGATCTCGCGCCGGAACTTCGGGAGGTGGTGCAGGCCATGGTGCTCGACGAACTCTCGGTAAGCGAGACATCGGCGCTGCTCGGGGTGCCGGAAGGCACGGTCAAGACGCGCGCCCGGCGGGCCCGGGCGCTGCTGCGGGAGGTGTTGTCATGA
- a CDS encoding zf-HC2 domain-containing protein encodes MTAGHAPPGLLARYATGDDLPVDAVWALEVHLEGCAGCRHRLGEAVRAQSPAVAAVVDTVFASVAPAVRAEPSPRRRRWPALLRWAAPSAPAWLAMTVAALLAAMLLDLAAARVGQTRPSLLLLIAPVVPMLGVAASWTRSLDPAYELVACTPRAGLGLALRRTLAALLVVMPPLAAAGAVVGAAPVRWLLPSLVFVVGALALGAFIGVGRAAAAVTVGWLGAVVAPSLVRSRMPVALDPRSTPVWAACAVLAVGAVLLWRGAFQRDASHR; translated from the coding sequence ATGACCGCCGGCCACGCCCCACCCGGGCTCCTTGCCCGGTACGCGACCGGTGACGATCTGCCGGTGGACGCCGTCTGGGCGTTGGAGGTGCACCTGGAGGGCTGTGCCGGTTGTCGGCACCGGCTCGGTGAGGCGGTACGCGCGCAGTCCCCCGCCGTCGCGGCCGTTGTCGACACCGTGTTCGCCTCGGTGGCGCCCGCGGTGCGGGCCGAGCCCTCGCCTCGGCGCCGCCGGTGGCCGGCGCTGCTGCGCTGGGCGGCCCCCTCGGCGCCCGCCTGGCTGGCGATGACGGTGGCCGCCCTCCTCGCGGCGATGCTGCTCGACCTGGCCGCGGCACGGGTCGGGCAGACCAGGCCATCGCTGCTGCTGCTCATCGCACCGGTGGTCCCGATGCTCGGTGTGGCGGCGTCGTGGACCCGCTCCCTCGACCCCGCGTACGAGTTGGTCGCCTGCACCCCGCGCGCCGGGCTCGGCCTGGCGTTGCGCCGTACCCTCGCGGCGCTCCTCGTCGTCATGCCGCCGCTCGCGGCGGCCGGGGCGGTGGTCGGCGCGGCGCCGGTGCGCTGGCTGCTGCCGAGCCTCGTGTTCGTGGTCGGCGCGCTCGCGCTCGGCGCGTTCATCGGAGTCGGCCGGGCGGCCGCCGCCGTCACCGTCGGGTGGCTCGGCGCTGTGGTGGCGCCGAGCCTGGTCCGGTCGCGGATGCCGGTCGCCCTCGACCCCCGCAGCACCCCGGTCTGGGCGGCCTGTGCCGTGCTCGCCGTCGGTGCCGTCCTGCTCTGGCGCGGCGCCTTCCAGCGCGACGCCAGCCATCGATAA
- a CDS encoding ATP-binding cassette domain-containing protein yields MVRTVSPDETAPTTYAWPVQAQELRLRAGRHTAVEGLDLALGIGVHGLLGPNGAGKTTLIRALATVLPPASGRLEILGQPVHRGGDLRSVRRALGYLPQDFGYYRRFTVREFLEYVAWLKEMAPRDVPDAVQRAIDRVGLTSRAGSIMRSLSGGMLRRVGIAQAIVSEPSLLLLDEPTVGLDPEQRMSVRAMLRDLGRDSCVVVATHLVEDVAAACTGVVLLHEGRLVFQGVPADLTRAAGAEPEASGDSEMERGYSVLMGRHREQGGRS; encoded by the coding sequence GTGGTACGCACAGTGAGCCCCGACGAAACAGCGCCGACGACGTACGCCTGGCCGGTCCAGGCGCAGGAGCTGCGCCTTCGGGCCGGGCGACATACCGCCGTCGAGGGACTCGATCTCGCGCTGGGGATCGGCGTGCACGGGCTGCTCGGGCCCAACGGGGCCGGCAAGACGACGCTGATCCGGGCGCTCGCCACCGTGCTGCCGCCAGCATCAGGTCGGCTGGAGATCCTCGGGCAGCCCGTCCATCGCGGCGGGGACCTGCGGTCGGTCCGGCGCGCACTCGGGTACCTGCCGCAGGACTTCGGGTACTACCGCCGATTCACCGTCCGGGAGTTCCTCGAGTACGTCGCGTGGCTGAAGGAGATGGCGCCGCGCGACGTACCGGACGCGGTGCAACGGGCGATCGACCGGGTGGGGCTCACCTCGCGGGCCGGCAGCATCATGCGGTCCCTGTCGGGTGGCATGCTGCGCCGCGTCGGTATCGCACAGGCGATCGTGAGCGAACCGAGCCTCCTGCTGCTGGACGAGCCGACCGTCGGCCTCGATCCGGAACAGCGGATGAGTGTTCGAGCGATGCTGCGCGACCTCGGCCGGGACAGCTGCGTCGTGGTGGCCACGCACCTGGTGGAGGATGTGGCGGCGGCGTGCACCGGCGTGGTGCTGCTGCACGAGGGCCGGTTGGTCTTCCAGGGGGTGCCCGCCGACCTGACCCGCGCCGCCGGTGCGGAACCCGAGGCCAGCGGCGACAGTGAGATGGAACGCGGGTACTCGGTGCTGATGGGGCGCCACCGCGAGCAGGGTGGTCGGTCATGA
- a CDS encoding PepSY domain-containing protein: MSSLGVSAHMAILFGPANQILLAALALGLLCVIVWGYRMWWQRRPTRADRRAVVGAPPVSRGAWRKLPTWVFAVGVPVVFAIGWVLPLFGVPLLAFLVVDLIIGAVGRPPRGIAGFIRDHRDRLPSA; the protein is encoded by the coding sequence GTGAGCAGTCTGGGTGTCAGTGCGCACATGGCGATCCTGTTCGGCCCGGCGAACCAGATCCTGTTGGCCGCACTCGCGCTCGGACTGCTCTGTGTGATCGTGTGGGGTTACCGGATGTGGTGGCAGCGCCGGCCGACCCGTGCCGACCGGCGGGCTGTTGTCGGTGCGCCGCCGGTCTCCCGGGGTGCCTGGCGGAAGCTTCCAACCTGGGTGTTCGCCGTCGGTGTGCCCGTGGTCTTCGCGATCGGCTGGGTGCTGCCGCTGTTCGGTGTTCCGTTGCTCGCGTTCCTCGTCGTCGACTTGATCATCGGCGCGGTCGGCCGGCCGCCACGGGGCATCGCCGGGTTCATTCGCGACCACCGCGACCGGCTTCCCAGCGCCTGA
- a CDS encoding PepSY-associated TM helix domain-containing protein: protein MSITSAQAEQPRQAPSPVASDEPVAARRSSGLGALLLRLHFYAGVLVAPFLVVAALTGLAYTLTPQLDAIIYDTELRAEPNGQPVRPLAEQVAAARATHPDGTLSYVAVGASDATTQVVFTSPELGEKQHSVYVDPYTAQVKGQLTTWFGYTPVRTWLDDLHRNLHLGVAGRHYSELAASWLWVIALGGLALWWRRQRGVTGRVRRLVLPDLAARKGVRRTRGWHASTGVWLVVGLLFLSATGLTWSRPAATSPTGRCWRR from the coding sequence ATGTCCATCACCTCCGCCCAGGCCGAGCAGCCTCGGCAAGCGCCGTCGCCCGTCGCCTCGGACGAGCCGGTTGCGGCGCGCCGGTCCTCCGGGCTGGGCGCGTTGCTGCTGCGGTTGCATTTCTACGCCGGTGTGCTGGTGGCGCCGTTCCTCGTCGTGGCGGCGTTGACCGGGTTGGCGTACACGCTCACCCCACAGCTCGACGCGATCATCTACGACACCGAGTTGCGGGCCGAGCCCAACGGCCAACCGGTCCGGCCCCTGGCGGAGCAGGTGGCCGCCGCCAGGGCGACCCATCCTGACGGCACGCTCTCGTACGTCGCCGTCGGAGCGTCTGACGCCACCACCCAGGTGGTGTTCACCTCCCCGGAACTCGGGGAGAAGCAGCACAGCGTGTACGTCGACCCGTACACGGCGCAGGTGAAGGGGCAGCTGACGACCTGGTTCGGGTACACACCGGTGCGGACCTGGCTGGACGACCTGCACCGCAATCTGCATCTGGGTGTGGCGGGGCGGCACTATTCGGAGTTGGCGGCGAGTTGGCTGTGGGTGATCGCCCTCGGTGGGTTGGCGTTGTGGTGGCGCCGCCAGCGGGGTGTCACGGGGAGGGTGCGCCGGTTGGTGCTGCCGGATCTCGCCGCCCGCAAGGGTGTGCGGCGTACCCGTGGCTGGCACGCCAGCACCGGGGTGTGGCTTGTGGTCGGTCTGTTGTTCCTGTCCGCGACGGGGTTGACCTGGTCGCGGCCCGCAGCGACTTCGCCGACTGGCCGCTGCTGGCGAAGGTGA
- a CDS encoding TetR/AcrR family transcriptional regulator has translation MTRNHTREDILSEAARLFARAGYKGTSLHDIAVAVGCSKATLLYHFSSKDALLAALVEPAIQELRALDTRLATLDGESARAAAVDGFVDLVLRYRRQVTLVYDSLQATEIPRFAGIDALSERLVRAFAGHSPDPVDDIAARVVLSGICTVVIEHADPDGIDLRDALTTVAERVLRPRTRQES, from the coding sequence GTGACGCGCAACCACACCCGGGAGGACATCCTCTCCGAGGCCGCCAGGCTGTTCGCGCGAGCGGGCTACAAGGGCACGTCCCTGCACGACATCGCGGTGGCGGTGGGCTGCTCGAAGGCAACGCTGCTCTACCACTTCTCCAGTAAGGACGCGCTACTCGCGGCGCTCGTCGAGCCCGCCATCCAGGAGTTGCGGGCCCTGGACACGCGTCTTGCCACACTCGACGGTGAAAGCGCCCGTGCCGCGGCCGTCGACGGCTTCGTCGACCTGGTGCTCCGGTACCGCCGGCAGGTCACCCTCGTCTACGACAGCCTGCAGGCCACCGAGATCCCCCGGTTCGCCGGCATCGACGCCCTATCGGAACGCCTGGTACGCGCGTTCGCCGGTCACTCCCCCGACCCGGTCGACGACATCGCCGCGCGGGTCGTCCTCAGCGGGATCTGCACCGTCGTCATCGAACACGCCGACCCCGACGGCATCGACCTCCGCGACGCACTCACCACAGTGGCCGAGCGGGTGCTCCGACCCCGAACCCGACAAGAAAGCTGA
- a CDS encoding MMPL family transporter, producing the protein MATILYRLGRASFRRRRLVVVLWLVVLAALGGSAAAFMGETSDKISIPGTESQRALDALAREFPEASGATGAIVLAAPEGRQLTDYRSVIDDLVTEAGRLSGVVGAVSPFDARSVSVDGRYGLVQVQFAERADGVTEPQRTAYEESGAAARAAGLRVEHGGEVMSAQPEIGSTEGLGVVVALVVLLITFGSLVAAGMTMLTALIGVGAGMAGLYALSGVVSLTSTAPVLALMLGLAVGIDYALFISSRYRQNLLDGHEPEEAAGRAVGTAGSAVVFAGVTVVIALAGLAVVSIPFLTTMGLAAAGTVAVAVLVAITLLPALLGFAGRKVLSRAQRRAGIAAAYTEGFGFRWARLVIKLRVPVILVAILGLGALALPAADMRLGLPDATAAPVGTPARDAADLTREGFGAGFNGRLILVVSSDSPAATATAAQQVTTALQGTENLLAVTPPNLSQDQKTALLAVIPTTGPTDTATETLVHAVRKKAGTVDGANIALTGQTAIGIDVSEKLSDAMPWYLLLVVGLSVLLLMLVFRSILVPIKAALGFLLTVGATFGITVAVFQEGHLAGLLGVDTPGPLVSFLPILLIGILFGLAMDYEVFLVSRMREDFVHGDTPRQATINGTGHGARVVTAAALIMTSVFAGFVLVDDPVIKSMGFALALGVAIDAFIVRMTIVPAVISLLGHAAWWLPAWLHKALPNVDIEGEGLRKQLTVEPQRETVSV; encoded by the coding sequence ATGGCAACCATCCTCTACCGGCTCGGCCGGGCCTCGTTCCGCCGCCGCCGGCTCGTCGTCGTGCTCTGGCTCGTCGTGCTCGCCGCGCTGGGTGGCTCGGCCGCCGCGTTCATGGGCGAGACATCCGACAAGATCTCCATCCCCGGCACCGAGTCGCAGCGCGCCCTCGACGCCCTCGCCCGCGAGTTCCCGGAGGCGTCCGGGGCTACCGGAGCGATCGTGCTGGCCGCGCCGGAAGGACGGCAGCTGACCGACTACCGCTCCGTCATCGACGACCTGGTCACCGAGGCCGGACGGCTGTCCGGCGTGGTCGGCGCGGTCAGCCCGTTCGACGCGAGGTCCGTCTCGGTCGATGGGCGCTACGGGCTGGTCCAGGTGCAGTTCGCCGAGCGGGCCGACGGCGTCACCGAGCCGCAGCGCACCGCGTACGAGGAGAGCGGTGCCGCCGCACGGGCCGCCGGGCTGCGCGTCGAGCACGGCGGGGAGGTGATGTCCGCCCAGCCGGAAATCGGCAGCACCGAGGGTCTCGGCGTCGTCGTCGCGCTCGTCGTTCTGCTCATCACCTTCGGCTCGCTCGTCGCCGCCGGCATGACCATGCTGACCGCGCTGATCGGCGTCGGGGCCGGCATGGCCGGCCTGTACGCGCTCAGCGGCGTGGTGTCGCTGACCAGTACCGCTCCGGTCCTCGCCCTGATGCTCGGCCTGGCCGTCGGTATCGACTACGCGCTGTTCATCAGCTCCCGCTACCGGCAGAACCTGCTCGATGGCCACGAGCCCGAGGAGGCGGCCGGCCGCGCTGTCGGCACCGCCGGCTCCGCCGTCGTCTTCGCCGGCGTGACCGTGGTCATCGCCCTCGCCGGGCTGGCCGTGGTGAGCATCCCGTTCCTCACCACCATGGGCCTCGCCGCTGCGGGCACGGTCGCGGTCGCCGTCCTCGTCGCGATCACGCTGCTGCCCGCACTGCTCGGCTTCGCCGGCCGCAAGGTGCTCTCCCGTGCCCAGCGCCGCGCCGGCATCGCCGCGGCGTACACGGAGGGCTTCGGGTTCCGCTGGGCGCGACTCGTCATCAAGCTGCGCGTACCGGTGATCCTGGTCGCGATCCTCGGCCTCGGTGCCCTCGCGCTGCCCGCGGCCGACATGCGGCTGGGCCTGCCCGACGCGACCGCCGCGCCGGTCGGCACCCCGGCCCGCGACGCCGCCGACCTCACCAGGGAGGGCTTCGGCGCCGGCTTCAACGGCCGCCTCATCCTCGTCGTGTCGAGCGACAGTCCCGCCGCCACCGCGACCGCGGCGCAGCAGGTCACCACCGCGCTACAGGGTACGGAGAACCTGCTCGCGGTCACTCCGCCGAACCTCAGTCAGGACCAGAAGACCGCCCTGCTCGCGGTCATCCCCACCACCGGCCCCACCGACACGGCCACCGAGACGCTGGTGCACGCCGTCCGGAAGAAGGCCGGTACGGTCGACGGCGCCAACATCGCACTCACCGGTCAGACGGCCATCGGCATCGACGTCTCCGAGAAGCTCTCCGACGCCATGCCCTGGTACCTGCTGCTCGTCGTCGGCCTCTCGGTGCTGCTGCTCATGCTGGTGTTCCGATCGATCCTCGTGCCGATCAAGGCGGCGCTGGGCTTCCTGCTCACCGTCGGCGCCACCTTCGGCATCACCGTCGCCGTGTTCCAGGAGGGCCACCTGGCCGGCCTGCTCGGCGTAGACACCCCGGGGCCGCTGGTCAGCTTCCTGCCGATCCTGCTCATCGGCATCCTGTTCGGCCTCGCCATGGACTACGAGGTTTTCCTGGTCTCCCGGATGCGCGAGGACTTCGTACACGGCGACACCCCGCGCCAGGCCACGATCAACGGCACGGGCCACGGCGCCCGCGTCGTCACCGCCGCCGCCCTCATCATGACGTCGGTGTTCGCGGGCTTCGTTCTGGTCGACGACCCGGTGATCAAGAGCATGGGCTTCGCGCTGGCACTCGGCGTCGCCATCGACGCCTTCATCGTCCGGATGACGATCGTGCCCGCGGTGATCTCACTGCTCGGCCACGCCGCGTGGTGGCTGCCAGCCTGGCTGCACAAGGCCCTGCCGAACGTCGACATCGAGGGCGAGGGGCTACGCAAGCAGCTCACCGTGGAGCCGCAGCGGGAGACCGTGAGCGTCTGA
- a CDS encoding winged helix-turn-helix transcriptional regulator, whose protein sequence is MAHPIPPVDDTAPALCGQGRELVRDVLERIGDKWSVVIICQLGHTTKRFNELRRLSEPITQRMLSATLQGLERDGLVTRTLRDTKPLRVDYALTPRGLSLLAVAQNLARWAVDNAAGIQDSRTAFDAR, encoded by the coding sequence ATGGCACATCCGATCCCACCCGTGGACGACACCGCCCCGGCATTGTGCGGACAGGGGCGGGAACTGGTTCGGGACGTACTCGAGCGGATCGGCGACAAATGGTCGGTGGTCATCATCTGCCAACTGGGCCACACCACGAAGCGGTTCAACGAGCTTCGCCGACTGAGCGAGCCCATCACCCAACGCATGTTGAGCGCCACGCTCCAGGGGCTGGAGCGGGACGGTCTGGTCACCCGTACGCTCCGGGACACCAAACCCCTCCGAGTTGACTACGCGCTCACACCGCGCGGCCTCAGCCTTCTCGCCGTCGCACAGAACCTCGCCCGATGGGCGGTGGACAACGCCGCCGGTATCCAGGACTCACGGACCGCCTTCGACGCCCGCTAG